A single region of the Parasphingorhabdus litoris DSM 22379 genome encodes:
- a CDS encoding SPOR domain-containing protein produces the protein MKTLSKYLILAAIPLASIGMPIPALAQSGTDSYRVKLQDALRRIARNSNDSSALADAGLAALELGDTRAAIGFLAKADQIYSKSGRVKAGLARALLIEQNPFGAIRYFDEAIVNGIAAKDIAVDRGLAYDLIGRNADAQKDYALALQHGRSDKLLSRYAISLGISGDVAAAEEQLNPLLQKSDRAAWRNRAFILAMNGQKKEANKIASQTMQKQMARAIKPFFDRMPKLTAAQKAAAVHFGHFPASENIGVDVASVRLAAKSAVRGGDGADAGLIPVGEPLGADVEKPRVLAMPDTSPRRRPGAKSSDKKEKQIAARPASNSKMPLLRRSLPTPTQARPLVKPVVDRPNDPVTSTASGTKQSPAAPGFETAVGGSTEKAERQIAQAPPLISETVTRKVDIGDVKASAEPDTNKSKKPVQLVDFDLADAGSSGSSSGTDGEPGAATPRRPLSEIIGAIAIPETEKNAGVVPVDLAAITPAKPKPVAEKPVEKKVEAKPKPPEHPKRYWVQIATGSDLNALKFDYRRMSKKNADLFAGTNGWTSRWGKTRRLVVGPFDDLSAAKKFEAGFRKNGGDGFAWVSANGTEVNKLN, from the coding sequence CCATTCCGCTGGCAAGCATTGGCATGCCGATTCCGGCGCTAGCGCAGAGCGGAACTGACAGTTATCGCGTGAAATTGCAGGATGCGTTGCGGCGTATAGCCCGTAATTCCAATGATTCTTCAGCGCTTGCAGATGCTGGTCTGGCAGCCCTGGAACTGGGTGATACCAGAGCAGCTATTGGCTTTCTGGCCAAAGCGGATCAGATTTATTCAAAAAGTGGTCGTGTAAAGGCCGGGCTCGCTCGGGCGCTTCTGATCGAGCAGAACCCTTTCGGAGCGATCCGCTATTTTGACGAAGCAATTGTCAACGGCATTGCCGCAAAGGATATCGCGGTCGATCGAGGGCTGGCTTATGATCTGATCGGCCGCAATGCAGATGCACAGAAAGACTATGCTCTGGCGTTGCAACATGGTCGGAGTGACAAATTGCTCAGTCGCTATGCGATTTCGCTGGGCATTAGCGGCGATGTTGCCGCCGCAGAAGAACAGCTTAATCCTCTGCTTCAAAAAAGTGATCGGGCGGCTTGGCGAAACCGGGCGTTTATTTTGGCGATGAATGGTCAGAAAAAGGAAGCCAACAAAATTGCAAGTCAGACCATGCAAAAGCAGATGGCGAGAGCTATCAAGCCATTTTTTGATCGTATGCCAAAGTTGACCGCGGCGCAAAAGGCGGCGGCGGTCCATTTTGGTCATTTTCCCGCCAGCGAGAATATCGGTGTGGATGTGGCCTCTGTTCGCTTGGCGGCCAAAAGCGCTGTTCGCGGCGGCGATGGGGCAGATGCCGGATTGATTCCGGTTGGTGAGCCGCTTGGTGCGGATGTTGAGAAGCCAAGAGTATTGGCGATGCCAGACACATCGCCGCGACGTCGTCCGGGAGCCAAGAGCAGCGATAAGAAAGAGAAGCAGATCGCTGCTCGTCCAGCAAGTAATAGCAAGATGCCTCTATTGCGCCGTTCCTTGCCCACGCCAACCCAGGCAAGACCATTGGTGAAGCCTGTTGTGGATCGGCCGAATGACCCTGTCACAAGCACGGCCTCTGGAACAAAACAATCACCCGCTGCCCCAGGATTTGAAACTGCAGTAGGCGGATCGACAGAAAAGGCCGAAAGACAAATAGCCCAGGCACCGCCATTGATATCTGAAACTGTCACGAGAAAAGTTGATATTGGTGATGTGAAAGCATCCGCTGAACCCGATACCAACAAATCGAAAAAGCCTGTTCAACTGGTGGATTTCGACTTGGCCGATGCAGGTTCATCTGGATCATCATCGGGGACAGATGGCGAGCCCGGAGCGGCCACACCGCGTCGTCCCCTGTCCGAAATTATCGGAGCGATTGCGATACCTGAGACGGAGAAGAATGCCGGTGTTGTGCCGGTAGACTTGGCGGCAATCACGCCAGCAAAACCCAAACCGGTGGCGGAGAAACCAGTCGAGAAGAAAGTTGAGGCCAAGCCGAAGCCGCCCGAACATCCCAAGCGCTATTGGGTCCAGATCGCGACTGGCTCTGATCTTAACGCTTTGAAATTTGACTATCGTCGCATGTCCAAGAAAAATGCCGACTTGTTCGCAGGAACCAATGGTTGGACCTCGCGTTGGGGAAAGACTAGGCGGTTGGTGGTCGGTCCTTTTGACGATTTGAGTGCAGCAAAAAAATTTGAAGCCGGATTCCGCAAAAATGGTGGTGATGGCTTTGCCTGGGTGAGTGCCAACGGCACGGAAGTGAACAAGCTGAACTAA